From a single Nicotiana tomentosiformis chromosome 2, ASM39032v3, whole genome shotgun sequence genomic region:
- the LOC104109809 gene encoding sulfite exporter TauE/SafE family protein 5, protein MNCHNSYLKWTFFLIFLTTCRFSIAKQTNLTSDIPKLDQFLNAIYEWRANQQQKQADTGLKLLEAPTVVAGVLCFLAASISSAGGVGGGGLYVPILTIIAGVDLKTASSFSAFMVTGGSIANVVCNMFIKNSGKILIDFDIALLSQPCMLLGVSIGVICNRVLPEWLITILFAVFLGFCTFKTCKSGFCFWKLESEVEVMRRNGNQELENGLLKNESFGGAEPLLEKEEKGLGSSSIPWMKMGVLVMFWFSFFFLYLLRGNRYGQGIIPMEVCGVGYWIISSVQFPLAVIFTSWILYNRETQHNIPSKKQEGSSETKHGPSGKLIFPLMALLAGVLGGVFGIGGGMLISPLLIQVGITPEVTAATCSFMVFFSSSMSAVQYLLLGMEQVDNALIFALVCCVASIVGLVVVQRAIEHHGRASLIVFSVGIVMALSTVLMTSFGAVDIWRDYTSGNYMGFKLPC, encoded by the exons ATGAATTGTCACAACAGCTACCTAAAATGGACattctttcttatttttcttacCACCTGCAGATTTTCTATAGCAAAACAAACAAACCTCACTTCAGATATACCCAAATTGGATCAATTCTTGAATGCAATCTATGAATGGAGGGCTAATCAGCAGCAAAAACAAGCAGATACCGGTCTAAAATTACTTGAAGCTCCCACTGTAGTAGCAGGGGTGCTCTGTTTTTTAGCAGCCTCTATATCAAGTGCTGGTGGGGTTGGAGGTGGAGGTTTATATGTACCAATTCTCACTATAATAGCTGGTGTAGACCTCAAAACAGCCTCCAGCTTTTCTGCATTTATGGTCACAGGTGGCTCTATTGCTAATGTTGTTTGTAACATGTTCATTAAAAATAGTGGCAAGATTTTGATTGATTTTGATATAGCATTGCTGTCGCAGCCGTGCATGTTATTGGGTGTTAGCATTGGAGTTATATGCAATCGTGTTCTCCCGGAATGGCTCATCACTATACTATTTGCTGTTTTTCTTGGTTTTTGCACTTTCAAGACATGTAAATCAGGGTTTtgtttttggaagttggaatcgGAAGTGGAGGTGATGAGGAGAAATGGGAATCAAGAATTGGAGAATGGGTTGCTGAAAAATGAAAGTTTTGGTGGAGCTGAGCCTTTGTTGGAGAAGGAAGAAAAGGGATTAGGAAGCAGCAGCATTCCATGGATGAAAATGGGGGTGTTGGTGATGTTCTGGTTTTCCTTCTTTTTCCTCTACCTTCTTCGTGGAAATCGATATGGACAA GGGATTATTCCTATGGAGGTGTGTGGAGTTGGATATTGGATCATCTCATCAGTGCAGTTTCCTTTGGCTGTCATCTTTACATCATGGATCTTGTATAATAGAGAAACTCAGCATAACATACCTTCCAAAAAGCAG GAAGGAAGCAGTGAAACAAAACATGGACCTTCAGGGAAGCTCATATTCCCATTAATGGCACTACTAGCAGGGGTTCTGGGCGGCGTTTTTGGAATTGGTGGTGGAATGCTAATTAGTCCCCTTCTTATCCAAGTTGGAATAACTCCTGAA GTGACAGCAGCAACCTGTTCATTCATGGTTTTTTTCTCCTCTAGCATGTCTGCTGTGCAATATCTATTGCTAGGGATGGAACAGGTGGATAATGCCCTAATCTTTGCGCTTGTCTGTTGTGTTGCCTCGATCGTTGGATTAGTAGTAGTTCAGAGAGCCATAGAACATCATGGGAGAGCATCCCTCATTGTGTTTTCTGTTGGCATAGTTATGGCTTTAAGCACTGTTCTCATGACCAGTTTTGGAGCTGTTGATATCTGGAGGGATTACACTAGTGGGAATTACATGGGTTTCAAGCTGCCTTGTtga